In the Nicotiana tabacum cultivar K326 chromosome 16, ASM71507v2, whole genome shotgun sequence genome, one interval contains:
- the LOC107786266 gene encoding uncharacterized protein LOC107786266 isoform X2, whose translation MFYAYGSSIAGWNHCRPVIAVDATFLKSKYRGVLMISVSKDANNQIFPLAFGIAESENNNSYEWYFSQLRNAIGSRENLIFLSDRHQAIANGIVKVYPESHHGICIYHLEQNLKRRKVKSEVIKLFQSAARVYKRKEFDIYMSDIANVDKKTYDYLMEEPPERWARSCSPRRRYDMLTTSIVELNSLLLEAKELPILRMMDFIQVKLQDWFYERRNKAEGTFYDVSCWVEEELKKRIDLAFTLNVFPVDSWRSRVEEEGITFLVDLNKRTCDCFQFQLDELSCIHAIAVIEKRNIKKSDFCSHWYLKESWLKTYERQIHPVGHTDSWIVPESVKSQIVKPPDFKVPPGRRQKKRHIPATEPSKITFKCGRCRRIGHNRTACIYSPALHPFSRKHREE comes from the exons atgttttacGCATATGGATCATCGATAGCTGGTTGGAATCATTGTAGACCAGTGATTGCTGTTGATGCAACTTTTTTGAAGTCAAAATATCgtggtgttttaatgatttcagTTTCAAAAGATGCAAATAACCAAATTTTTCCATTAGCCTTTGGAATAGCAGAATCTGAAAACAACAATTCCTATGAGTGGTACTTTAGTCAGCTTCGCAATGCAATTGGGAGCCGTgagaatttgatttttttatcaGACAGGCATCAAGCTATTGCAAATGGCATTGTAAAGGTATATCCTGAAAGCCATCATGGGATTTGCATCTATCATTTGGAGCAGAACCTAAAGCGAAGAAAGGTGAAAAGTGAGGTCATAAAACTTTTCCAAAGTGCTGCAAGAGTATACAAGCGTAAAGAATTTGACATATACATGTCAGATATTGCAAATGTAGATAAGAAAACTTATGACTACTTGATGGAAGAACCACCGGAAAGATGGGCACGTTCTTGTAGTCCACGACGAAGAtatgacatgctcacaacaaGCATAGTTGAGTTGAATTCATTGCTATTAGAAGCAAAGGAGCTGCCTATACTAAGAATGATGGATTTCATTCAAGTGAAGCTACAAGATTGgttttatgaaagaagaaataaagcaGAAGGAACATTTTATGATGTTTCTTGTTGGGTAGAGGAGGAATTGAAGAAAAGAATAGATTTAGCATTTACTTTGAAC GTCTTCCCTGTTGATTCATGGCGTtctagagttgaagaagaaggaataactttcttggtagacttaaacaaaagaacatgtgattgtTTTCAATTTCAACTTGATGAATTGTCATGCATACATGCAATTGCAGTTATCGAGAAGAGAAACATCAAGAAGTCCGACTTTTGCTCGCACTGGTACTTAAAGGAATCTTGGCTGAAAACATATGAAAGACAAATACATCCTGTAGGACATACTGATTCTTGGATTGTACCAGAGAGTGTTAAGTCACAAATTGTTAAACCTCCAGATTTCAAAGTGCCACCAGGTAGAAGGCAAAAGAAAAGGCATATTCCTGCTACCGAGccatcaaaaataacattcaaatgTGGTCGTTGCAGAAGAATTGGTCATAATAGAACAGCTTGTATATATTCTCCGGCACTCCATCCATTTTCAAGAAAGCATAGAGAAGAGTAG
- the LOC107786266 gene encoding uncharacterized protein LOC107786266 isoform X1, whose protein sequence is MMTSKNPGTYTNIKIDDNNRFLYMFYAYGSSIAGWNHCRPVIAVDATFLKSKYRGVLMISVSKDANNQIFPLAFGIAESENNNSYEWYFSQLRNAIGSRENLIFLSDRHQAIANGIVKVYPESHHGICIYHLEQNLKRRKVKSEVIKLFQSAARVYKRKEFDIYMSDIANVDKKTYDYLMEEPPERWARSCSPRRRYDMLTTSIVELNSLLLEAKELPILRMMDFIQVKLQDWFYERRNKAEGTFYDVSCWVEEELKKRIDLAFTLNVFPVDSWRSRVEEEGITFLVDLNKRTCDCFQFQLDELSCIHAIAVIEKRNIKKSDFCSHWYLKESWLKTYERQIHPVGHTDSWIVPESVKSQIVKPPDFKVPPGRRQKKRHIPATEPSKITFKCGRCRRIGHNRTACIYSPALHPFSRKHREE, encoded by the exons atgatGACAAGTAAGAACCCGGGAACTTATACTAACATAAAGATAGACGACAACAACAG gtttctttatatgttttacGCATATGGATCATCGATAGCTGGTTGGAATCATTGTAGACCAGTGATTGCTGTTGATGCAACTTTTTTGAAGTCAAAATATCgtggtgttttaatgatttcagTTTCAAAAGATGCAAATAACCAAATTTTTCCATTAGCCTTTGGAATAGCAGAATCTGAAAACAACAATTCCTATGAGTGGTACTTTAGTCAGCTTCGCAATGCAATTGGGAGCCGTgagaatttgatttttttatcaGACAGGCATCAAGCTATTGCAAATGGCATTGTAAAGGTATATCCTGAAAGCCATCATGGGATTTGCATCTATCATTTGGAGCAGAACCTAAAGCGAAGAAAGGTGAAAAGTGAGGTCATAAAACTTTTCCAAAGTGCTGCAAGAGTATACAAGCGTAAAGAATTTGACATATACATGTCAGATATTGCAAATGTAGATAAGAAAACTTATGACTACTTGATGGAAGAACCACCGGAAAGATGGGCACGTTCTTGTAGTCCACGACGAAGAtatgacatgctcacaacaaGCATAGTTGAGTTGAATTCATTGCTATTAGAAGCAAAGGAGCTGCCTATACTAAGAATGATGGATTTCATTCAAGTGAAGCTACAAGATTGgttttatgaaagaagaaataaagcaGAAGGAACATTTTATGATGTTTCTTGTTGGGTAGAGGAGGAATTGAAGAAAAGAATAGATTTAGCATTTACTTTGAAC GTCTTCCCTGTTGATTCATGGCGTtctagagttgaagaagaaggaataactttcttggtagacttaaacaaaagaacatgtgattgtTTTCAATTTCAACTTGATGAATTGTCATGCATACATGCAATTGCAGTTATCGAGAAGAGAAACATCAAGAAGTCCGACTTTTGCTCGCACTGGTACTTAAAGGAATCTTGGCTGAAAACATATGAAAGACAAATACATCCTGTAGGACATACTGATTCTTGGATTGTACCAGAGAGTGTTAAGTCACAAATTGTTAAACCTCCAGATTTCAAAGTGCCACCAGGTAGAAGGCAAAAGAAAAGGCATATTCCTGCTACCGAGccatcaaaaataacattcaaatgTGGTCGTTGCAGAAGAATTGGTCATAATAGAACAGCTTGTATATATTCTCCGGCACTCCATCCATTTTCAAGAAAGCATAGAGAAGAGTAG